A genome region from Tolypothrix sp. PCC 7712 includes the following:
- a CDS encoding site-specific integrase has protein sequence MHNQGQDKYQQAFADLEPVSSTDGSFFGSSLQAQQQREHMRTKVLQELEKVNLRLKSAKTKVTIRESNGSLQLRATLPIKPGDTDKNGTGRKQYNISLNIPANLDGLKTAEEEAYELGKLIARKTFEWNDKYLGTEAIKKDFQTIGELLAKFEDEYFKTHKRTTKSEHTFFYYFSRTQRFTNSQDIATAENLISYIDKIDKEWSKYNAARAIAAFCQTFKIEIDLSKYSKMPDRNSRNIPTDGEIATGIAKFEEYLLSRGNQVNQDVKNSWQLWRWAYGMLAVFGLRPRELFINPDINWWLSQENVDLTWKVHKDCKTGERQALPLHKQWIEDFDLRNPKYLEMLATAISKKDKNNHAEITALTQRISWWFRKIGLDFKPYDLRHAWAIRAHILGIPIKAAADNLGHSVQVHTQTYQRWFSLDMRKLAINQALSKRDEVELIREENAKLRMENEKLKLEIEKLKMELVYKRS, from the coding sequence ATGCATAACCAGGGTCAAGACAAATATCAACAAGCTTTCGCTGACTTAGAGCCAGTTTCGTCTACCGATGGCAGTTTTTTCGGCTCGAGTCTGCAAGCACAGCAGCAAAGAGAACACATGAGAACAAAAGTCCTGCAAGAGTTAGAGAAAGTAAATCTGCGTTTAAAGTCTGCGAAGACAAAGGTAACAATTCGGGAATCTAACGGAAGTCTGCAATTAAGGGCAACTTTACCCATTAAACCAGGAGATACAGATAAAAACGGCACTGGCAGAAAACAATATAATATCAGCTTGAATATTCCTGCTAATTTAGATGGACTGAAGACGGCAGAAGAAGAAGCCTATGAGTTAGGCAAGTTAATTGCCCGTAAAACCTTTGAATGGAATGATAAATATTTAGGCACTGAGGCAATTAAAAAAGATTTTCAAACTATAGGAGAATTACTCGCCAAGTTTGAAGATGAGTATTTTAAAACTCATAAACGCACTACAAAAAGCGAACATACCTTTTTTTATTATTTCTCAAGGACACAGAGATTTACTAATTCTCAAGATATTGCCACGGCTGAAAATTTAATAAGTTATATTGACAAAATTGATAAAGAATGGTCTAAATATAATGCAGCAAGAGCTATAGCGGCATTTTGTCAGACATTCAAAATTGAAATTGATTTATCTAAATATTCTAAAATGCCCGATCGCAATTCTCGCAACATCCCCACAGATGGGGAAATAGCCACAGGAATTGCCAAGTTTGAAGAATATTTGCTTTCCAGAGGTAATCAAGTAAACCAAGATGTGAAAAATAGCTGGCAACTTTGGCGCTGGGCTTATGGAATGTTAGCAGTTTTTGGTTTACGTCCCAGAGAATTATTTATTAATCCTGATATTAATTGGTGGTTGAGCCAAGAAAATGTAGATTTGACTTGGAAAGTCCATAAAGATTGTAAGACAGGGGAAAGACAAGCCTTACCTTTACATAAGCAATGGATTGAAGATTTTGATTTAAGAAATCCCAAGTATTTAGAAATGCTGGCAACAGCGATTAGTAAAAAAGATAAAAATAATCATGCAGAAATCACAGCTTTAACGCAGAGAATTAGTTGGTGGTTTAGGAAAATTGGTTTAGATTTTAAGCCCTATGATTTACGTCATGCTTGGGCAATTCGGGCGCATATTTTGGGGATACCAATTAAAGCGGCAGCAGATAATTTAGGGCATAGCGTGCAAGTGCATACGCAAACTTATCAGCGTTGGTTCTCGCTGGATATGCGGAAATTGGCGATTAATCAAGCTTTGAGTAAACGCGATGAAGTTGAATTGATTAGAGAAGAGAATGCAAAGTTGCGGATGGAGAATGAAAAGTTGAAGTTGGAAATTGAGAAGTTGAAAATGGAATTGGTTTATAAGCGGAGTTAA